One genomic region from Maridesulfovibrio frigidus DSM 17176 encodes:
- a CDS encoding SLC13 family permease produces the protein MSTATLSQPKSFDFKRLFFMLLGVALFAIVYYCPAWPDAIDPMGEHFVLSKEAKGAIGVFLLAGTWWVFEVVPIGVTSLAIGVLQAMFFIRPAKVAFKDFMDPSVLFIFASIMIGLVFTKTGLTKRLAYKMLMVVGEKTKNIYLGVFVVTALLTHIMAHTAVAATIYPLLLAIYGLYGEGDKPTKFGKGLFMGMAYVAGAGSIVTLLGAARGAVAIGFFQEILGKDVTFFELTYYMAPVGWAMVFLLWGFFMIFLKPEKATIPGLREKARELNKQMGPLSRDEIMAAVLVGSIIVIMSLRSFIPELKAIDKTALILVSSISFFIFKILDIDDLEDIPWNIILLFAGAMSIGFCLWETGAAKWMAVNWLTIFQNSHWFVFVMSIAFFVLMMTNFIMNVAAIAISLPVALVIAPYLGVAPEVILFVALVVAGMPFLLLVGAAPNAIAYDSGQFTTGEFFLYGIPASIMLLVVTGIAVLVLWPMMGMPVTLPG, from the coding sequence ATGAGCACAGCAACTCTATCACAACCAAAATCTTTCGATTTCAAAAGACTATTCTTCATGCTGCTCGGTGTAGCCCTATTTGCCATTGTCTACTATTGTCCGGCATGGCCAGATGCAATTGACCCCATGGGCGAGCATTTCGTCCTTTCCAAAGAGGCTAAAGGCGCTATCGGCGTATTTCTCCTCGCTGGTACATGGTGGGTCTTCGAGGTTGTGCCGATTGGCGTAACTTCACTTGCCATTGGCGTACTACAGGCCATGTTCTTTATTCGCCCTGCCAAGGTCGCTTTTAAAGATTTCATGGACCCGTCAGTTCTCTTTATCTTCGCATCCATTATGATTGGACTTGTTTTCACCAAGACCGGACTTACCAAGCGCCTTGCATACAAGATGCTCATGGTTGTCGGTGAGAAGACAAAAAATATTTATCTCGGAGTTTTCGTCGTTACCGCCCTGCTGACCCATATTATGGCTCACACCGCAGTAGCAGCGACCATCTACCCACTTCTCCTCGCCATTTACGGTCTTTACGGAGAAGGCGATAAGCCTACGAAGTTTGGTAAAGGGCTCTTCATGGGCATGGCCTATGTAGCTGGAGCGGGTTCTATTGTAACCTTGCTTGGTGCTGCTCGCGGAGCTGTCGCCATCGGGTTCTTCCAGGAGATTCTTGGAAAGGATGTCACCTTCTTCGAGCTTACTTACTATATGGCCCCTGTCGGCTGGGCTATGGTATTCCTGCTTTGGGGATTCTTCATGATCTTCCTGAAGCCTGAAAAAGCGACCATTCCGGGACTTCGTGAAAAAGCTAGAGAGCTCAATAAGCAGATGGGCCCACTTAGCCGTGACGAAATCATGGCAGCTGTTCTTGTCGGCTCCATTATTGTCATCATGAGCCTTAGATCCTTTATTCCTGAACTCAAGGCGATTGATAAAACAGCTCTGATCTTGGTCTCTTCCATATCGTTCTTTATCTTCAAAATTCTGGATATCGACGATCTCGAAGATATCCCTTGGAATATCATTCTCCTTTTCGCTGGAGCGATGTCCATCGGTTTCTGTCTATGGGAAACAGGCGCAGCTAAGTGGATGGCTGTTAACTGGCTGACAATCTTTCAGAACTCTCACTGGTTCGTGTTTGTTATGTCCATTGCGTTCTTCGTCCTCATGATGACCAACTTCATTATGAATGTGGCCGCGATAGCGATCTCGCTCCCTGTTGCTCTGGTTATCGCTCCGTACCTCGGAGTTGCCCCTGAAGTAATCCTTTTTGTAGCACTCGTTGTTGCAGGTATGCCATTCCTGCTCCTCGTCGGCGCAGCACCAAACGCCATTGCTTACGATTCAGGCCAATTCACCACTGGTGAGTTCTTCTTATACGGGATTCCAGCCAGCATAATGCTGCTAGTAGTAACTGGAATTGCAGTTCTGGTCCTCTGGCCAATGATGGGAATGCCTGTAACCTTGCCCGGCTAG
- a CDS encoding CBS domain-containing protein gives MNNLKVSDLMIPVVEYSRVKEDTSVHAAMMELVKESKDKNLSHPHRDLLVEGADGKVVGMVTMLDIFKHMEPSYLKLLSKNPSGFLDKSYVQKVFKDFNLWSEPFNSLCQRIGGIKVSDIMHTPEQADIVGEEDKLDKALHAYIVGAQQPLLVRKDDRITGVLRLGDVFEKVRDSILACEIATTDNFKE, from the coding sequence ATGAATAATTTAAAAGTTAGTGATCTTATGATCCCAGTGGTTGAATACAGCCGGGTAAAAGAAGACACATCAGTACACGCGGCCATGATGGAGCTCGTGAAAGAAAGTAAAGACAAGAATCTTTCCCATCCGCATCGCGATCTTCTTGTTGAAGGAGCCGATGGTAAGGTTGTTGGAATGGTCACAATGCTTGATATTTTTAAGCACATGGAACCTTCCTACTTAAAGCTTTTGTCAAAAAACCCGAGTGGATTTTTAGATAAAAGTTACGTTCAAAAAGTTTTCAAAGATTTTAACCTCTGGTCTGAGCCATTCAACTCACTTTGCCAGCGTATCGGCGGGATTAAAGTTAGCGACATAATGCACACTCCGGAACAAGCTGACATTGTAGGAGAAGAGGACAAGCTCGATAAAGCTCTGCACGCATATATAGTTGGAGCTCAGCAGCCACTATTAGTTCGGAAAGATGACAGAATCACAGGCGTTCTTCGCTTAGGTGATGTCTTTGAGAAAGTGCGTGATTCCATTCTCGCCTGTGAAATCGCAACTACGGATAATTTCAAGGAGTAA
- a CDS encoding response regulator, with amino-acid sequence MKIMIVESDAEFREHLLQRLESEGLEVIGSGYLSEAEKLAKECGVDAIVLGLSGFGRSSLEFMKKISTIVPDLKVILINRHSKIQLSIEAMNLGACAEIQVPVDIAALTKTLLRAASEKA; translated from the coding sequence ATGAAAATAATGATTGTTGAAAGTGACGCAGAATTTCGTGAGCATCTCCTTCAGCGACTGGAAAGCGAAGGGCTTGAAGTCATTGGTTCAGGATATCTCAGTGAAGCGGAGAAGCTTGCAAAAGAATGCGGAGTAGACGCGATTGTTCTGGGACTATCCGGGTTTGGAAGAAGTTCTCTTGAGTTTATGAAAAAGATTTCGACAATTGTTCCTGATTTAAAAGTTATTTTAATTAATCGGCACAGTAAGATTCAGCTCTCAATAGAAGCAATGAATCTTGGGGCATGTGCTGAAATTCAAGTACCGGTTGATATTGCAGCGCTCACAAAGACATTGCTGAGAGCCGCAAGTGAAAAGGCGTAG
- a CDS encoding NifB/NifX family molybdenum-iron cluster-binding protein, whose translation MDKKILIPLFHDDVAPRFDLATDVLLVEIKSNSNYYERIIVLPQASADDLCALATSANADAVICGGIGDEHYQYLTWKEINVFDDVIGPVKKVLEAHKNETLSTGMNFYNV comes from the coding sequence ATGGATAAAAAAATACTTATCCCACTTTTTCACGACGATGTAGCTCCCCGCTTTGACTTGGCTACGGATGTCCTTTTGGTCGAGATAAAATCTAACTCCAACTATTACGAAAGGATAATAGTTCTACCGCAAGCGTCCGCAGACGACCTATGCGCCCTTGCGACATCGGCCAATGCAGACGCTGTAATTTGCGGAGGAATTGGAGATGAGCATTACCAGTACCTTACATGGAAAGAAATCAACGTCTTCGACGACGTAATCGGACCTGTGAAAAAAGTTTTAGAAGCTCACAAAAACGAGACACTTTCGACTGGAATGAACTTTTACAACGTCTAA
- a CDS encoding sigma-54 interaction domain-containing protein — translation MKNDNTYLVSGLLNQQFLLPDLLNEIPVGIAVLDINGNIEVVNRTWQTITGAEPDSMVGLKCMLGLRCDYCFKGCPVMASKADFDPISVDADIIDRSRIKIPIRLTVAPIFSKDNKLSGFVETIQDIRQVAELSSTASKAYSLGGLIGTSSQMVKVFSMIPSIAATDSSVLITGETGTGKDVLAEAVHNASDRAGSPFIKVNCGALPETLLESELFGHVKGAFTGAHENRPGRIKLAHNGSFFLTEIGDLPLGLQVKLLSFLDDKEIHPLGSSVGFKADVRVIVATHRNLKQMVMDKAFRADLLFRLNVVHLHLPPLRERGEDILLLKNHFLKDYCTKFHKKIKGFTKKTAKIILAYHFPGNVRELRNIVEYAVNFCDREYIGTEHLPAYLTEQDILRPVMESAKTLPDHAPQKEYSPAENWDHAEKRMIMDALVKSGGRKGEAAKMLGWSRSTFWRKMNKHSING, via the coding sequence GTGAAAAATGATAATACATACCTTGTCAGCGGACTGCTCAATCAGCAATTCCTTTTGCCGGATCTTCTAAATGAAATCCCTGTAGGCATTGCCGTGCTTGATATTAATGGAAACATTGAGGTCGTCAACCGCACATGGCAGACAATAACAGGCGCAGAACCAGACTCTATGGTCGGCCTGAAATGCATGCTCGGGCTTAGATGTGATTACTGCTTCAAAGGCTGCCCCGTTATGGCCAGCAAAGCGGACTTTGATCCCATCTCGGTCGATGCAGATATTATAGATCGCTCTCGCATTAAAATACCCATCAGACTGACAGTCGCCCCAATATTTTCAAAAGATAACAAACTTTCGGGTTTTGTGGAAACGATTCAGGATATCAGGCAGGTTGCGGAGCTTAGCAGCACGGCAAGTAAGGCTTATTCGCTAGGTGGTTTAATCGGCACCAGCTCCCAAATGGTCAAAGTTTTCAGCATGATTCCGAGCATCGCCGCAACGGATTCATCTGTACTGATCACGGGCGAGACGGGCACAGGAAAAGACGTGCTGGCAGAAGCTGTGCACAATGCATCGGACCGCGCGGGATCTCCGTTCATTAAGGTTAACTGCGGCGCGCTACCGGAAACTTTGCTGGAATCGGAACTGTTTGGGCATGTTAAAGGGGCTTTTACCGGAGCACATGAAAACCGCCCGGGCCGGATCAAATTGGCTCATAACGGTTCATTCTTCCTGACAGAGATTGGCGACCTTCCGCTAGGCCTTCAAGTTAAGCTGTTATCCTTCTTAGATGATAAAGAGATACACCCACTGGGTAGCTCAGTAGGATTTAAAGCGGACGTACGGGTCATTGTTGCCACTCATCGCAACTTGAAACAGATGGTTATGGATAAAGCTTTTCGTGCCGATTTACTTTTTAGACTTAACGTTGTTCACCTTCACCTGCCGCCCCTCAGGGAACGTGGAGAAGATATCCTTCTGCTGAAAAATCACTTTCTCAAAGATTACTGCACAAAATTTCATAAGAAGATTAAAGGGTTTACAAAGAAGACTGCCAAAATCATTTTGGCCTACCATTTCCCCGGAAACGTTCGAGAGCTTCGAAATATAGTTGAATACGCAGTAAACTTTTGCGACCGCGAATATATAGGAACAGAACATCTACCTGCATACCTTACAGAGCAGGATATTTTACGTCCGGTCATGGAATCCGCAAAGACTTTGCCCGATCATGCGCCGCAAAAAGAATACTCTCCTGCCGAAAATTGGGACCATGCTGAAAAGAGAATGATTATGGATGCTCTTGTTAAAAGTGGCGGCAGAAAAGGTGAGGCGGCGAAAATGCTGGGCTGGAGCAGATCCACCTTCTGGCGCAAAATGAACAAACACTCGATCAATGGATAA
- a CDS encoding glycosyltransferase family protein, with amino-acid sequence MNTYIFIPPVRKPTGGITVFCQIASILARQGKNVRLVLREAGSWMPPLEADDPEPILWDELSLSKDDLWLVPEGWVNSLAPGLNAGAKCIVYCQNWAYLFSSLPAGVSWQNLPVSFLAVSDPVEWFMQQTLGKKSPILRPGIDTRIFYPPKCMDDGPLRIAYMPRKNKALVAQIKSIFEARNPNCDIRWVEIAGMDAQGVAQTLRASHIFLVSGFPEGCPLPPLEALASGCIPVGFSGFGGWDYMRQLDGAIFKPWWPLREVEWSGNGFWSADADVLDAALNLEKAINLWREGGQNLQSALAAGQKTVQSYTLEVQAQAVSDIWDKFN; translated from the coding sequence ATGAATACATACATTTTTATACCACCTGTTAGAAAGCCCACTGGCGGCATCACTGTTTTTTGTCAGATAGCATCTATCCTTGCACGTCAGGGAAAGAATGTGCGTCTGGTATTACGTGAAGCCGGAAGCTGGATGCCTCCTTTAGAAGCTGACGATCCAGAACCTATTCTTTGGGATGAGCTAAGTCTCAGTAAAGATGATCTCTGGTTAGTGCCTGAAGGGTGGGTAAACAGCCTTGCTCCCGGTCTAAATGCTGGAGCTAAGTGCATAGTCTATTGTCAAAACTGGGCCTACCTTTTTTCTTCTCTACCAGCAGGCGTGTCATGGCAGAACTTGCCCGTATCATTCTTAGCTGTATCAGATCCCGTAGAATGGTTTATGCAACAGACTCTAGGCAAAAAGTCTCCCATACTAAGGCCGGGAATCGATACAAGAATTTTCTATCCTCCTAAATGCATGGATGACGGCCCCCTCAGAATCGCCTACATGCCGCGTAAGAACAAAGCATTAGTCGCTCAAATAAAATCCATATTCGAAGCGCGCAATCCTAATTGTGATATTCGCTGGGTTGAAATAGCCGGTATGGATGCACAAGGTGTCGCCCAAACTTTGCGCGCTAGTCACATATTTCTAGTGTCCGGCTTTCCAGAAGGATGTCCATTGCCGCCCCTCGAAGCATTAGCCTCAGGTTGCATTCCCGTAGGCTTTTCAGGTTTCGGAGGATGGGATTACATGCGCCAACTTGATGGTGCCATATTCAAACCATGGTGGCCCCTGCGTGAAGTCGAATGGTCCGGAAATGGATTCTGGTCTGCCGATGCCGACGTATTAGATGCGGCACTCAATCTGGAAAAAGCAATCAACCTGTGGCGCGAAGGTGGACAAAATCTACAAAGCGCACTAGCAGCCGGACAAAAAACCGTTCAGTCCTACACCCTAGAAGTTCAAGCCCAAGCCGTAAGTGATATTTGGGATAAATTTAATTAG
- a CDS encoding TatD family hydrolase, with the protein MSKKKKKIRPLPQTIGITVPGVETHAHLDLDDLINDIPEVLVRAKECGIAKIGNVFLGPQAYEKNRHLFDDHPEVFFVLGVHPNNSDKYTAADTDAMRAAFKADSRLKALGEIGLDFYWDRVPYDVQEKVFRTQLGLAQELDVPVVIHSRDAHEKTLDVLEDFGWRDKPLLWHCFGSDVATAKRILDNGWHISIPGPVTYKKNVEAQEAAKYIPAERMMFETDCPFLTPEPWRGKRNEPAYVVFTAAKVADLKGMDVNELWAICAKNAYDFFGL; encoded by the coding sequence ATGTCCAAAAAAAAGAAAAAGATTCGTCCATTACCGCAGACGATAGGTATTACTGTTCCGGGCGTTGAGACTCACGCCCACTTAGATTTAGACGATTTAATTAATGATATTCCAGAAGTTTTGGTTAGGGCTAAAGAGTGTGGCATAGCTAAGATTGGTAATGTCTTTTTAGGGCCGCAGGCTTATGAGAAGAATCGCCACCTTTTTGATGATCATCCAGAAGTGTTTTTTGTGCTGGGAGTTCATCCTAATAATTCTGATAAATATACTGCCGCTGATACTGATGCAATGCGGGCGGCGTTTAAAGCTGATAGCCGTTTGAAAGCGCTTGGTGAAATTGGGCTGGATTTTTATTGGGACCGAGTTCCTTATGATGTGCAGGAGAAAGTTTTTCGCACGCAGCTTGGGCTTGCGCAGGAGCTTGATGTTCCTGTGGTGATTCATAGCCGTGATGCGCATGAGAAAACTTTGGATGTGCTGGAAGATTTCGGCTGGCGCGATAAACCTTTGCTCTGGCATTGTTTTGGGTCTGACGTTGCGACGGCTAAGCGCATTTTGGATAACGGATGGCATATTTCTATTCCCGGCCCTGTTACATATAAAAAGAATGTAGAGGCGCAGGAAGCTGCTAAATATATTCCTGCTGAACGAATGATGTTTGAGACTGATTGCCCGTTCCTGACTCCTGAACCGTGGCGCGGGAAACGCAACGAGCCTGCATATGTGGTATTTACTGCGGCTAAAGTTGCGGACCTTAAGGGTATGGATGTTAATGAGTTGTGGGCTATCTGCGCGAAAAATGCGTATGATTTTTTTGGGCTGTAG
- a CDS encoding WecB/TagA/CpsF family glycosyltransferase → MIEGGNIIRFMSVRMHAWTMRETVDEIFSRLNFGLFTQHVVVNAAKLINMERDESLRESVKSCDIINIDGMGVVWGARFLGHDVPERVAGVDLFYSLLTRAELENEPVYLLGAKPDVVEKAVANLRVKFPALNIAGYHHGYFWDDEEAVVDDIAKSGAKLLFVAITSPKKENFINRWREKLGVKFVMGVGGTFDIAAGKSKRAPLFMQKHGLEWLYRLMQEPRRMWKRYLVTNTLFGLKLLKFKILG, encoded by the coding sequence ATGATCGAAGGCGGAAATATAATACGGTTCATGTCTGTGCGGATGCATGCCTGGACCATGCGCGAAACCGTGGATGAGATTTTCAGCCGTTTAAACTTCGGACTGTTCACTCAGCACGTGGTTGTGAATGCCGCTAAGCTTATTAATATGGAGCGCGATGAATCGCTTCGTGAATCTGTTAAAAGCTGCGATATCATTAATATTGATGGCATGGGAGTTGTGTGGGGAGCGCGGTTTTTGGGACACGATGTGCCTGAACGCGTGGCGGGGGTGGATCTTTTTTACAGTTTGCTGACTCGCGCGGAATTGGAAAATGAGCCTGTTTACCTACTCGGCGCTAAGCCGGATGTGGTGGAAAAGGCAGTCGCAAATCTTAGAGTAAAATTTCCAGCTTTGAATATCGCGGGCTACCATCACGGCTATTTCTGGGATGACGAAGAAGCTGTAGTGGATGATATTGCAAAGTCGGGCGCAAAGCTTCTTTTTGTCGCTATAACTTCACCTAAAAAAGAAAATTTCATTAATCGCTGGCGGGAAAAGCTAGGGGTAAAATTCGTAATGGGCGTGGGCGGCACATTCGACATTGCCGCCGGAAAATCCAAACGAGCTCCATTGTTCATGCAAAAGCACGGGCTAGAATGGCTTTACAGATTGATGCAGGAGCCGCGCAGAATGTGGAAGCGGTATCTTGTTACGAATACGCTGTTCGGGTTGAAATTGTTGAAGTTTAAGATTTTGGGGTGA